The genomic interval CACTACGCGCGCGTGCCTAGTTCTCGCCGTCCTCCTCCCAGCCGAAGCTCTTCTCCACGGCCTTGCGCCAGTTGTGGTACTGGCGGTCCCGCACGGACGCCTCCATGTTCGGCGTCCACTCGACGTCCTTCTGCCAGTGGGACTTCAACTCGTCGAGGTCGTTCCACACACCTGTGGCGAGCCCGGCCGCGTACGCGGCGCCGAGACACGTGGTCTCGGAGACCTTCGGCCGGACCACCGGCACGTCGAGCACATCCGCCTGGTGCTGCATGAGCAGGTTGTTCTTGGTCATGCCGCCGTCCACCTTCAGGGTGGTGATCGGCACCCCGGAGTCCTGGTACATGGCGTCCACGACCTCGCGCGTCTGCCAGCTCGTCGCCTCCAGCACGGCCCGCGCGAGGTGCGCCTTGGTGACGTATCGCGTCAGGCCCGTGACGACCCCGCGCGCGTCCGAACGCCAATAGGGCGCGAACAGGCCCGAGAAGGCGGGCACGATGTACGCGCCGCCGTTGTCCTCGACGCTCGCCGCGAGAGGCTCGATCTCGTCGGCGGTACGGATGATGCCGAGCTGGTCGCGGAACCACTGGACCAGGGCGCCCGTGATGGCGATGGACCCCTCCAGGCAGTAGACCGGCGCCTCACCGCCGATCTTGTAGCCCATCGTCGTCAACAGGCCGTTCTTCGAGGGGACCGGCCGGTTGCCCGTGTTGAGCAGCAGGAAGGATCCCGTGCCGTACGTGTTCTTCGCCGTGCCCACGTCGTAGCAGGCCTGCCCGAACACCGCGGCCTGCTGGTCGCCCAGCGCCGACGCCACGGGCACGCCCGCGAGTTGGCCGACCGCGGTGCCGTAGACCTCGGCGGACGACCTGATCTCGGGCAGCACGGCGTCGGGCACGTTCATCGCGGACAGGATGGACTGGTCCCACTGGAGGGTCTCCAGGTTCATCAGCATGGTCCGGCCGGCGTTGGTCACGTCCGTGACGTGCCGCCCGCCGTCCGTGCCGCCGGTGAGGTTCCAGATCAGCCAGGAGTCGATGGTGCCGAAGGCGATCTCGCCGTTCTCGGCACGCGCGCGCAGTCCCGGCACGTTGTCGAGCAGCCAGGCCGCCTTCGGCCCCGAGAAGTAGGTGGCCAGCGGCAGGCCGGTCTGCTCGCGGAAACGGTCCTGACCGTCCGAGCCGCCGAGTTGGTGGGTAAGAGCCGCGGTACGGGTGTCCTGCCAGACGATCGCGTTGTGCACGGGCTTGCCCGTGGCGCGGTCCCACAGGACCGTGGTCTCGCGCTGGTTGGTGATGCCGAGCGCGCTGAGCTGGTCGGCGCGCAGCCCGGCCTTCGCGATCGCACCGGCGACCACAGCCTGCACCTTGGACCAGATCTCGGTGGCGTCGTGCTCCACCCAGCCGGGTTTGGGGAAGATCTGGCGGTGCTCGCGCTGGTCGACGGCCACGATCGCGCCGTCGTGGTTGAAGATGATGCAGCGGCTGGAGGTGGTGCCCTGGTCGATGGCGGCGACGAACTTGTCCGTCATGACGTCCCCTTCGTCGGTTCCTGCACGAGGCTGCGTTTC from Streptomyces sp. CC0208 carries:
- the glpK gene encoding glycerol kinase GlpK; its protein translation is MTDKFVAAIDQGTTSSRCIIFNHDGAIVAVDQREHRQIFPKPGWVEHDATEIWSKVQAVVAGAIAKAGLRADQLSALGITNQRETTVLWDRATGKPVHNAIVWQDTRTAALTHQLGGSDGQDRFREQTGLPLATYFSGPKAAWLLDNVPGLRARAENGEIAFGTIDSWLIWNLTGGTDGGRHVTDVTNAGRTMLMNLETLQWDQSILSAMNVPDAVLPEIRSSAEVYGTAVGQLAGVPVASALGDQQAAVFGQACYDVGTAKNTYGTGSFLLLNTGNRPVPSKNGLLTTMGYKIGGEAPVYCLEGSIAITGALVQWFRDQLGIIRTADEIEPLAASVEDNGGAYIVPAFSGLFAPYWRSDARGVVTGLTRYVTKAHLARAVLEATSWQTREVVDAMYQDSGVPITTLKVDGGMTKNNLLMQHQADVLDVPVVRPKVSETTCLGAAYAAGLATGVWNDLDELKSHWQKDVEWTPNMEASVRDRQYHNWRKAVEKSFGWEEDGEN